The Diabrotica virgifera virgifera chromosome 4, PGI_DIABVI_V3a genome segment ttaagaaaaaaaaaacaattatctcggcttcagttggttgtagaaaatttttatttttttataaatcttcgttttgtcttcagcaacaataatctgtaagttagaaactcgtaggatgtacagggccgcttcagctctaaatgtttataacgaaatttgcccccttattttctaaacccaaaaattatctcggcttcagttggccgtaaaaattttttatttttttataaatcttcgtttcatcttcagcaacaataatctgtaagttaaaaactcataggatgtacagggccgcttcagctctaaatgtttataacgaaatttgcccccttattttcaaacccaaaaattagaggtttaaaaatgttttacgcatttatttacatcataatatgaaaatataactctttagaaggagattagatgtttcaccaactctctacgatttcttttcaaaaagttatagccttcggcatttgacctcttgggataaacaatttataatatctaagcaacaaattcgttaatctagctttacaatttttttttatgtttggaattgaaagatcttcattttaaagctttaaaaataaaaaatatttgtacagtaaataatgcaattgtaaaaaacggccattttggacctttcgcaggctgttttgcaataaccaattaaccaaattaaacttaccgtacctcaaattgtaggttttttaatttactacaactttctattaaaaagtttttctctaaaatcaatatctaagctgcaaaattaaaaatcattaaaaattgcaaatttaacaaatgaaaatcgcaataaaaaaagcgcacaatatttttggttacattttagtagaagttattcctggcatcgtcctttacaacacctgataggtttcaaaaattcctgaattatatcctgaaatcgacctatttttcacccacagcctggggtactactccgatatttattatatcgacGAATAATTTTAGGAGCCACTTGAGTATAGTGTTATTCCTCCATATTGTAGCAGTTCATTGTTTATCTTATCAGGACCAGGGGCCCGTTTCACAAAACTACAAGTGTTGTTAGTAACAATTGTTAATATTCAGCACTTGTAATCACAAGTTGTTAATAACTAgcgtttcacaaaaaaaatatttaacttgTTCGTTACATGTGTAAATTTGTCAGCAACAAGTGTACTTCACGCATGTTAGAATGGtactaaaattataattttaaaagagATTAGAGATAAGAAAGCAATTCTTTTCGGCAGGTTTTCcgacaaattaacaaaaaaagacaaaatagaATGTTGGAAAACTGCACCAAAAATCCACCAGTTTAGGGCTTGTGCCTCCAAATAAGGATTGGACTTACAGCCGTGATGTATTTTGGcaaaatttaaagaaaacaaCAATGGTAAGTGTTAGCGTTTAATTTGCCAAAGTGTAAGCGTATCTGACACTTTTTTTCGTATTGCAGAAGAAAGTTGATAACAGGAGGAAAACTGGTTCAGGTGGAGGCACAGATTCTAAATTTACAGAAATGGACAATGTAGTTCTCGACATTCTTGGGCCGGATAATCCAATTCTGTGTAGTCTCGGCATTTCCGAAACTTGGGAGCAAGATCCTGAGAAGGAGCAAGATCCTGAGAAGGAGCAAGATCCTGAGAACGTTGAACAAGAAATAGAAAATTCAAACCATTTGCAAGATCACGGTGcaacaaacaaaattaaaaacactAATGTGTTTATTTCTACTGGGAGCAGCAGTGCACCTACTGCATCTTGTGCAAAAAGGAAAAAGTCGAAAATATCTAATGAAAATGACCCAATTGACGAAGCACTAATCGatttaaagaagaaaaaattacAACACAAAATTGAAATCCTTGCAAAAGAAAGTTATCTAAAAACATTAGAGATTTTAAAACTAGAACAGGAACTACATGTGACCCCTTCAAAATTCACTGCATCGTTCGATTCTGCTGTAACCTACCTCATAAATGTAGAAGAGTCACCTACCAGTGAAAGCGTGGAATATTCGACCATTGTTTGAGAAGTTATGTTATTGttatatttgattttttaattaattataagaaaaacgttttgtttataggAATTACTTCTTTGATTTTTAATTCATTATTATGCTAAGTATTTGTTAAATGTTTTGgaaattattttttcgtttaaataaaaagtaaatattgtgtattattatatatttatttattttatattctttattGTTTTAAAGTTACACTGGAACTAGTTTCTATTTCTAAAATAATTTATCAACTCCTGTTGTCTTTGTCTTGCATTCAAAGGAGCTGGTTATTTCGTTATCGTCTTCCATTTCTTCATTATCCATTTGTCGGTTTATATTCATTCTCTCCCGAGTAATGTTATACAGCGCTGTGCATTTGAAAACATTGGCTGCATATACTGGACTCAAACGAAAGTAGTTAAGACAAGGAAATTTCTCCTTTAATACGCCTATAGCATTTTCGACTAAACGCCGTGTTTTCTTATGTGCTCTGTTGTAGGTAGCCACAGCGTCATCCACATTCACCTCAACTGGGGTCATAAGCCAATCTAATAGAGGGTATCCAGAGTCACCtagaattattctatttggaattggATGCTAACCAGCTTCCATTCTCTGAAAAAGGGTGCTATTTCTCAGTACTCTCGCGTCATGAACACTTCCCGGCCAATTTGCACTAACATAATAGATTTTCAAGTCTGGTCCACAAACAATCATACAATTAGTAGAGTGATTTCCATTACGATCAACAAAAGCAGGTTCGTTTTCAGTTGCATTTTTCAGCGTCCCATCAATACAACCTATAACTTGGGGAAATCCTGCTACTGCAAAGAATTCTGCagtcgtatttaaaatatttgccgGCCAAGCAACAACTTGACGAAATTTTATTTGGTTAATTGCGTGTACTACTTTTTTTACACATCTACTGACACTTGCTTTGCTGACCCCATGAGTATCTGCTATGACGTGATATTGTCCTCCACTGCCTAGCCAGTGTAATGCTACACACAATTGCATTTTTGTTGCCAGTGCATAAGAGCGATTCGTTGGATGCGCTAAGACAGGTGCAATGTCTATACGAAGTTGTTCCATTTGTATAGAAGTCATCCGAAAACGTTCATTAAACTAGTAAATTGATGGAAAATCACTATTAATTCTTGGTCTGAATATTCTCCTCCTTCTTCTTTGAACAAATACCTCATTTTCATTTTCTGACGAAGAGCTGCTACTAGACAACATTTTTCCTACACTTATTACACTTGTCAAACCAACTACCTACCTTCAAAGTTAGGTAGAAAATGTTTAGTTCACTACAACTGTCAACTACAAACTTGTAAATTATTCTTGTGTTGAACAAGTAAATTATTGATAGCTTACAAGTAATTTacttgtaaaattgtaaaattcacTAGTGGTTACAAGTGAATACTTGTGCATTCGTGAAACACTAATAACGAGATATTTTGCCAAACTTGTAAGAATTTCATTGTAACTGACAAACGTGTAGTTTTGTGAAACGGGCCCCTGGTGCTTTtctatgttttaattttttcattcgTTCGTGTagctcttcttctgatattaGTACTCTATTGTGAGTTTCGTTAATGTTTCTTTCTCTTCTTCTCCATATAATTTCGTGAAATGCTCAGTCCATTGTTCCTCCGTAATGTTATCTATGCGTACAAATTCATTCATTTCTGTTTTTTGTCTCCTTATTTATCATCTTCTCATCAGAATAATATTggtatcaataattttcaaacgaGGTATAAGGATCTGTTCATTTATAAGTCAGTGAGTGTTTTAATAATAATCGGCACCTCAACTCTACATCCTCCTAAGAACCATAACATTCCATTCACGAATTTTTCCAATGAACTTAATTTTGTCACTCACTGGAGTAGAAAATAGCTATTATCTACCTACTCCTTCATTCATGCTTCCCAGGTAAGTTGTGTGTTTATCAACAACAAACAAACCATTTCCGACCtccaacaaaatttaaaaattccatCTACCCACTACAGTTCCACCAATTAACACACACCTCCACAGCCTCCTGCTATCCTACGACCAGGGCCCTCTTAGTTATGAATTATGAGAAAATTTAATAATTCGGACGTCATAAAAATATGAATCGATGAGGAAATATCATAATTTTTGATTGATTGTCAGCTGTTATCTCCTCCATTGATTCTTTCCTTTCATTCTAGTATGTAGTAATGTTACACAACACAAACAAAAAGAAATCAACAAAAACTGCCAAACAACCAATGGAAGAAGAATGGAAAGAAAACATTGTTCTAAATACTACTGTATAACATAAATGAAtaaaactaattagtaattaacTATTAACTGCAGTCCTAGCTGAAGATAAAGAAGAAAGTGCTAACCTATTTATTATCTTTTTACTACATTTACTCCCAAAACTATGACATCATTTATTTTAAACTAACTTACTTGCTAATCGGTGAAATCATCCAACAAagcatttttttatttctaatgaTCCTAATCAATCAAAACAAATAAGTAAAGTCAGCAAAACTTAAACTAAGTTATCAAATGAGAGCTCCCGGTATTAGGACAACAGAACCAGCGCTGATCGGCGTAGTCAAAGTCCGCGAGAATTTCTATTACGAAGCGGTCGTGATATCTTGGTGGAATTATGCTATCCCGATAGAAAGACCGCCAATTTCGCGCCAGAATCTCGATGTGTGAGCGTCATGTGTTGTTGACAGCTGATGCTTGACGTTTAGGTGTTTTCAGTGGCGCCATCTAAGGGATAATAGCTCAATTTTTTGGTGTATAAGATGAATTCTGTAGCTAGGGGGTAGAATAGAAAATTATAcagataaaaatatttattttacattatTATTTTGTGTTTCATCAATAcagttttattttgtatttaaatataaataatatatgatTATTTGTGCAGATCATAGAGTTCTATTTAATGACTTAAAAGACGAACGCTATGAGCCTATTAAAATACAATTGAAATCggctagatggcgctatatttGGGCAGAAAAATAAGGTTTAAGAATTAAAATAACTGCATATGAAATTTTCTCGTTTATGTTAGCTTTTCTTATAATTGTATTAATATCAGTTATGTCGAATTTTATGTATTATGTTTCATTTTAtgtgaattaaattttttattgttgaCATTAAAATAAATATGGAATATTACTTTCTGCTGCCATCTGTACAGAATAGATACGTAATTTTATCGATTTCTGTCAAATTGATTTGTATAATTCAGCCGTATTGTACTGTGTAGCAGAAGTAGTACTGACTGcaaattatttaatttcaaaaaactCTTGAAATGGTTCTTTTCCAAAGAAAAGGGTTCAAAGTTGCGATTATTGGATAAATCTGAAATGTGAAAGCTCACAATAATATTCTGGGACAGAGCACTAGTTAGAATGAAGATAAATTCTGTGGCTTGATTCTaaaatagtctaggcgccagaggggtcaccgtgtcatattcaattctgatggacaaactcaacggtttcttatggttttttggctgctgattacgaatttcgaggggggatttcgatccaagtggtcaaaaaattgttataaacaatttaattgtttataaattgtttataaggctctggctcataaactaaaagagataaaaaaaatgtttgaaataaaatttgttccttaataaaaagcgaagaaaaaaccgtttactaaacttaaatctaacaattagaactcaagatattgtaaaattagtgcacaatgcaaattgcaaattgcaaaataagtatttttcgaagctttatcgattgtAACTCGGCTTATACGCATGCAAATGTGCCttagaaggtgtcgttttaaagattaattaacaggcttccaaacaaagtttgttaaattacttgatcttcatttgttttaaagttatacccgtttgaagttacaattttcttaaaaatattgtacattcatttgtttataagggtttcaagcaaatttgagctataaacatttatactttaatgaacaataatgacagaaaaactcaaaaggaacaatttgaggttacgaaaatgttcataagtttatttttggccaagatgtcgatattttaatggcgcgctatgaggcgcaagatcggctcaccgcgtaaaggttcacgcgctaacttcttgatgcaaattataatttctatgtatacatacgttatcttcatttttcatttttgaagatcctaataaaattttatcatataattcttataattaaatcatcatactgtactttgtatcacctttcattctatttactttgtcttctattttttgcactaaatgagaaaaaaaaaacattaaaaactaatatttcagaagtataactaaaaagtaagttgatattatttattaatactatttttacaaacattttttttcatgcatctgcaaatctgcatagagatatacagggaatatcagccttttttacatctgcataagttcttagcgaaattttaacagttaaatGATgttacaagtctgttcttgtaggcagtaaaactaaaactttttgaggcttcagagtctaattatctatatgatatccatataaagtggatctagttcttttgcagcatcatcaaggcccgtcaattgtgtgtatgccgccacatcataaatgctcgttttatatgcaatgatgatgctgcaaaagaactagatccatttttatatggatatcacatatatTGGCTTATTTGCATGCAtcgaagccgagttacgatcgataaagcgtcgaagaatacatacttacttgactgtgagccaatcttgcacctcatagcgcgccattaaaatatcgacatcttagccaaaaataaacttacgaacattttcgtaagctcaaattattccttttgagttgttttatcattattgttaattaaagtataaatgtttatagctcaagtttgcttgaaacctttataaacaaattaatgtacaatttttttaagaaaattataacttcaaacgggtataactttaaaccaaatgaagattaaataatttaacaaactttgtctGGAAGCCTCTTAATTATTCTTTAAAAGGACAtcttataaggctcatttgcatgcgtagaatccgagttacgatcgataaagcttcgaaaaatacttattttacaatttgcaatttacattgtgcactaattttacaatatcttgagttctaattgtcggatttaagtttagtaaacggttgtttcttcgtttttttattaaggaacaaattttatttgaaacatttttttatctcgtTTAGTTAATGAggcagagccttataaacaatttataaacaactaaattgtttataacaattttttgaccactcggatcgaaatcccccctcaaaattcgtaatcagcagccaaaaatccataagaaaccgttgagtttgtccatcacaattgaaaatgacacggtgacctctatttggcgcctagactaaaa includes the following:
- the LOC126883377 gene encoding uncharacterized protein LOC126883377, coding for MKKVDNRRKTGSGGGTDSKFTEMDNVVLDILGPDNPILCSLGISETWEQDPEKEQDPEKEQDPENVEQEIENSNHLQDHGATNKIKNTNVFISTGSSSAPTASCAKRKKSKISNENDPIDEALIDLKKKKLQHKIEILAKESYLKTLEILKLEQELHVTPSKFTASFDSAVTYLINVEESPTSESVEYSTIV